From a region of the Clupea harengus chromosome 9, Ch_v2.0.2, whole genome shotgun sequence genome:
- the LOC105900712 gene encoding cytochrome c oxidase subunit 7A2, mitochondrial → MRVLMNIPRVGYRAFSTTTRQLKNKVPQHQKLFQEDNGLPIHIKGGTTDVLLYRLTMSMTLAGTGYSLYWLLFASMPKNKKV, encoded by the exons AATATCCCCCGAGTGGGCTACCGGGCGTTCAGCACCACCACTAGGCAGCTGAAGAACAAAGTGCCACAGCATCAGAAGCTTTTCCAG GAGGACAATGGACTGCCTATTCACATCAAGGGTGGAACCACTGATGTCCTGCTTTACCGTCTTACCATGAGTATGACCCTTGCAG GCACTGGGTATTCCTTATACTGGCTTCTTTTTGCCAGCATGCCCAAGAATAAGAAGGTTTAA